Proteins encoded together in one Lathyrus oleraceus cultivar Zhongwan6 chromosome 5, CAAS_Psat_ZW6_1.0, whole genome shotgun sequence window:
- the LOC127082915 gene encoding uncharacterized protein LOC127082915 isoform X1, with protein sequence MKKKQSLRNKATHFVSLLLNPISDPDSHQHPPSSSSEEIGELKISDEEGNNNNHDLVDGPDTSSFTAFLYSFMSSSNSKENANSNGLKNDDKGKNSPLTDSSLKDNGGRKSLFSRSKQSVGSAIRRAARIGGFRNHNRKDNNDNDLEVKHQDMRKESLPVSLDDLPRISEPSVLVSESMRNVLYASLPPLMHGRKWLLLYSTWRNGISLSTLYRRSAIWPGLSLLVVGDKKGAVFGSLVETPLRPSNKRKYQGTNSTFVFTNISGYPIIYSPTGVNRYFTLCNTDYLAIGGGGHFALYLDSDLLNGSSSVSETFGNPCLANSQDFEVKEVELWGFVQTSRYEEVLALSRTEAPGICRW encoded by the exons ATGAAAAAGAAACAATCTTTGCGAAACAAAGCCACCCACTTTGTATCTCTCCTTCTCAACCCCATCTCTGATCCTGATTCTCACCAACATcctccatcttcttcttct GAAGAAATAGGTGAGCTTAAAATAAGTGATGAAGAGGGTAATAATAACAATCATGATTTAGTTGATGGACCTGATACTTCGTCCTTCACTGCCTTTCTCTATTCTTTTATGTCTTCTTCAAACTCTAAAGAGAATGCTAACTCAAATGGACTGAAAAATGATGATAAAGGTAAGAATAGCCCTTTAACTGATTCATCTCTGAAGGATAATGGTGGGAGGAAAAGTTTGTTTTCTAGAAGTAAGCAATCAGTTGGTAGTGCTATTCGCCGAGCTGCCAGAATCGGTGGATTTCGCAATCACAATCGAAAGGATAATAATGATAATGATCTTGAAGTGAAACATCAAGATATGAGGAAAGAATCATTGCCTGTGTCTTTGGATGATTTGCCACGAATTTCTGAACCTTCAGTTCTTGTTTCCGAAAGTATGAGGAATGTTCTCTATGCTTCTCTTCCACCTCTTATGCATGGAAGGAAATGGTTGTTGCTATACAG CACTTGGAGGAATGGTATATCACTTTCGACTCTTTACCGTAGAAGCGCGATATGGCCTGGATTGAGTTTGTTG GTTGTTGGAGATAAAAAAGGAGCAGTATTTGGAAGCTTGGTTGAAACACCTCTCAGACCATCCAACAAGAGGAAATACCAG GGAACAAACAGTACTTTTGTTTTCACAAATATCTCAGGTTATCCTATCATATATAGTCCAACAG GCGTTAACCGTTATTTCACACTTTGCAACACTGACTACCTAGCTATTGGCGGAGGAGGTCATTTTGCTCTTTATCTAGACAGTGATCT ATTGAATGGCTCAAGTTCGGTATCTGAAACTTTCGGGAATCCTTGCCTTGCAAATTCTCAGGACTTTGAAGTCAAGGAAGTAGAG TTATGGGGCTTTGTACAGACTTCAAGATATGAAGAAGTGCTTGCATTAAGCAGAACTGAGGCACCAGGGATCTGTCGGTGGTGA
- the LOC127082915 gene encoding uncharacterized protein LOC127082915 isoform X2, producing the protein MKKKQSLRNKATHFVSLLLNPISDPDSHQHPPSSSSEEIGELKISDEEGNNNNHDLVDGPDTSSFTAFLYSFMSSSNSKENANSNGLKNDDKGKNSPLTDSSLKDNGGRKSLFSRSKQSVGSAIRRAARIGGFRNHNRKDNNDNDLEVKHQDMRKESLPVSLDDLPRISEPSVLVSESMRNVLYASLPPLMHGRKWLLLYSTWRNGISLSTLYRRSAIWPGLSLLVVGDKKGAVFGSLVETPLRPSNKRKYQGTNSTFVFTNISGYPIIYSPTGVNRYFTLCNTDYLAIGGGGHFALYLDSDLLNGSSSVSETFGNPCLANSQDFEVKEVETSRYEEVLALSRTEAPGICRW; encoded by the exons ATGAAAAAGAAACAATCTTTGCGAAACAAAGCCACCCACTTTGTATCTCTCCTTCTCAACCCCATCTCTGATCCTGATTCTCACCAACATcctccatcttcttcttct GAAGAAATAGGTGAGCTTAAAATAAGTGATGAAGAGGGTAATAATAACAATCATGATTTAGTTGATGGACCTGATACTTCGTCCTTCACTGCCTTTCTCTATTCTTTTATGTCTTCTTCAAACTCTAAAGAGAATGCTAACTCAAATGGACTGAAAAATGATGATAAAGGTAAGAATAGCCCTTTAACTGATTCATCTCTGAAGGATAATGGTGGGAGGAAAAGTTTGTTTTCTAGAAGTAAGCAATCAGTTGGTAGTGCTATTCGCCGAGCTGCCAGAATCGGTGGATTTCGCAATCACAATCGAAAGGATAATAATGATAATGATCTTGAAGTGAAACATCAAGATATGAGGAAAGAATCATTGCCTGTGTCTTTGGATGATTTGCCACGAATTTCTGAACCTTCAGTTCTTGTTTCCGAAAGTATGAGGAATGTTCTCTATGCTTCTCTTCCACCTCTTATGCATGGAAGGAAATGGTTGTTGCTATACAG CACTTGGAGGAATGGTATATCACTTTCGACTCTTTACCGTAGAAGCGCGATATGGCCTGGATTGAGTTTGTTG GTTGTTGGAGATAAAAAAGGAGCAGTATTTGGAAGCTTGGTTGAAACACCTCTCAGACCATCCAACAAGAGGAAATACCAG GGAACAAACAGTACTTTTGTTTTCACAAATATCTCAGGTTATCCTATCATATATAGTCCAACAG GCGTTAACCGTTATTTCACACTTTGCAACACTGACTACCTAGCTATTGGCGGAGGAGGTCATTTTGCTCTTTATCTAGACAGTGATCT ATTGAATGGCTCAAGTTCGGTATCTGAAACTTTCGGGAATCCTTGCCTTGCAAATTCTCAGGACTTTGAAGTCAAGGAAGTAGAG ACTTCAAGATATGAAGAAGTGCTTGCATTAAGCAGAACTGAGGCACCAGGGATCTGTCGGTGGTGA